A section of the Phaseolus vulgaris cultivar G19833 chromosome 8, P. vulgaris v2.0, whole genome shotgun sequence genome encodes:
- the LOC137826504 gene encoding large ribosomal subunit protein uL22y-like, producing the protein MVKYSREPNNPTKSCKARGADLSVHFNNTRETSFAIRKLSLVKARRYLEDVLAHKQVIPFRRFCRDVGRIAQAKSRHSNGQGRWPVKSAKFILNLLKNAESNAEVKGLNVDALYISHIQVNQAQKQRRRTYRAHGRINPYMSSPCHIELIFSEKEEPVRKEPETNLTTSKKSQALRSSASS; encoded by the coding sequence ATGGTGAAGTACTCAAGGGAGCCAAACAATCCCACTAAGTCTTGCAAGGCTAGAGGTGCCGACCTTAGCGTTCATTTCAATAACACTAGGGAAACTTCATTTGCAATCAGGAAGTTGTCCCTGGTTAAGGCTAGAAGGTACTTGGAAGATGTTCTTGCCCACAAACAAGTCATTCCGTTTAGACGTTTCTGTCGCGATGTTGGAAGGATAGCCCAAGCAAAGAGTAGACACTCTAATGGCCAAGGAAGGTGGCCTGTCAAATCAGCAAAATTCATCCTTAATTTGCTTAAAAATGCCGAGAGCAATGCTGAAGTGAAAGGTTTGAATGTTGATGCGCTTTACATTTCCCATATCCAAGTCAATCAAGCGCAAAAGCAAAGACGCCGAACATACCGAGCCCATGGAAGAATCAATCCTTATATGTCATCCCCGTGCCACATAGAATTAATATTCTCGGAAAAGGAAGAACCCGTCAGGAAGGAGCCCGAGACAAATTTGACAACAAGCAAGAAGTCCCAAGCTCTACGAAGTAGTGCCTCTTCTTAG
- the LOC137825286 gene encoding protein-L-isoaspartate O-methyltransferase 1-like codes for MVGPLGHVVGVEHIPELVSFSIEYIQKSVVATQLKDGSLSDHAGDGRQGWPEFAPYDAINVGATAPEIPQPLIDQLKPGGRMVIPVGNIFQDLKVVDWHSNFFLRKQLRNNQTLGRLVHEWCELN; via the exons ATGGTTGGACCCCTAGGTCATGTTGTTGGTGTAGAGCATATTCCTGAATTGGTTTCTTTTTCGATAGAGTATATTCAGAAAAGCGTTGTTGCTACACAATTGAAAGATGGTTCCCTTTCTGATCATGCTGGTG ATGGGAGGCAAGGTTGGCCAGAGTTTGCACCTTATGATGCCATTAACGTTGGAGCAACAGCACCAGAAATTCCCCAGCCACTTATTGACCAGTTGAAGCCTGGAGGTAGAATGGTGATTCCTGTCGGAAACATATTTCAAGATTTAAAGGTGGTGGATTGgcattcaaatttttttttgcgTAAGCAGCTTAGGAATAATCAAACACTTGGAAGGTTAGTACATGAGTGGTGTGAATTGAACTAA